The following are from one region of the Abiotrophia defectiva ATCC 49176 genome:
- the rpoZ gene encoding DNA-directed RNA polymerase subunit omega: MMLYPSIDKLLEKVPSKYSLIILASKRSHDLQVYQNPQLDKYESVKAVGKSLEEVIDGKLYIKED, from the coding sequence ATGATGTTATACCCATCAATTGATAAATTATTAGAGAAAGTACCTTCCAAATACAGCTTGATTATTTTAGCTAGCAAACGATCACACGATTTGCAAGTCTACCAGAACCCACAACTAGACAAGTATGAGTCAGTTAAGGCCGTAGGTAAGTCACTCGAAGAAGTCATTGACGGCAAATTATATATCAAAGAAGACTAG